AAACATGCCGCGCGCGCCGACCGGTGATTTGACGGTGGGATTGAAACGCGATTCCTGCCGGGCAATGGCCAGCAACAGACGTGGGTCCACACCACGCCGCCGCGCATGTTCAACCAGTTCATCGCGGTAGGGCGCAGGGTAAAGCAGTTCGGCCACAAGGCGCGGCATGACTTCCAGCCGGAAGTCTTCCGGCAGCGTGCCAAATGTCGGCTCTCCGTAAGCCATGGCTTTCCACGCCTGATTGCCACGTCCGGCATAGACGGCCTGAGCCAGCGCCGGCCCGCTGCCGCCTTCCAGAAAGGGCAGGGCGTCGTCGAAGAGCCGGAGAAACGACAGTTCTTCGGCCAGGTTGCGGCTCGCCGGAGCAGCTTCAGCACGGAGAATCACCTGCCGGCCCGGTTCGGGCACGCTGACCTGCCAAGCACGGGCATAGGCCGGAAGCTGGCGATAGATGGTTTCAAGCTGGCCCAGCAGAGCGCGCCGCGTATCCGGGTCGGAGGTCAACCGCAGTGCCTGGTGCAGCCCGTCCTTGGTCTGGCTCTGGCGGAAGTAGCTGAGGCGCTGGGCAATCAGGGCTTGTGCTTTACGGTTTTCAGCCAGCGCCAGAAGCCGCGCGGTGGCTTGCTGGCCGTAGTAGCTCGTCCGGGTGTCAGGCAGCGAGAGATAGACTTCGATGGCTTCCGCGAAACGCTCCAGACGTTCCAGACAGAGGGCGCGCAGGAAAGTGACTTCGTTGGCATTGGTCGAACCGGGACCGCGCCGGTGCAGCGGCAGGCGTTGCAGGTCTTCCAGCACACTGAGCGCCGCGCGCCAGTTGCTCTGGGACATGAAAATCTTTGCCCGTTGAAAGCGCGCCGTCACGCCGGCCAGCTCACGCGGGAAGCGTTTTTCCGCGCGGTCGCACCATTCGAGAGCTGCCTTGAAGTCACCGGCCAGGCGCAGGGCGTCAATGGCATTCAGATACGCGCCGCCCAAAAACTCACTGTTGTGATAGGCCGCAATGAAGGCTTCGTACCGCGCAACGGCTTCCTGATAACGTCCGGCATTCTGGAGCGCGTGTCCGACCTGGTAGTAGCCTTTTTCGCCTTCCGGTGACGTGGGATATTCCTCGTGTGCGCGGTCCAGCCAGCGGATGGCTTCATCCCAGTTTTCCTCGATAAAGAAAGCGCGCCCCAGGCTCCACAGGGCTTCAGGACGCTCTGGAACGGCCGGGACATGCTCCACCAGCGCGCGGAAATGGCGTTTTGCGCCTTCGGTGTGGCGATTGGCCAGATAGAGCCGGGCGCGCACCAGGCGCTGGGCTGGCGGCAAGGTGGTGTCTCCCTGGGCGTCAAGCTGTTCGGCCGCCAGCAGGGCCGCATCATCTTTTCCGGTGGCCAGCAGCCGCCGGAACAGCGTCTGCGCCTCTGTTTCCTGGCCAACCCGGCGCAGGAGCACGCCGAGCCGGGCCTCATATTCACGGCTTTGGGAAGCCATCTGGCGATACAGCCCAATGGCGCGGTCAAGCTGTCCCGTTGTCGCGTAGCTTTCGGCCAGACGCAGGCGGGCGCTGCGTGCGGCCGGATGGATTCCGAACCGCTGCACAAGCTCGGTCAGCCAGCGTTGTTCATCGCGGCTGGCAGCCCGGTTGCCGGACTGGGCTTCCTGACGCGCCAACTCGGCCAGGTATTTCAGGCAGTACGGTGCGAACATCTGCCCGCCGGGGCGTTGCATGACCTGTTCATACAGGGTTCTGGCGCCTGCCAGATCGCCGGTGCGGTGGAGCAGGCGCGCCCGCAGATAATCGTAGTTGTTGACCGTGTAGAGCTGCGGCGCAGCACTGGCAAACTGGGCGAGATCGCGCAGCGCATCGGCATAACGCCGGTCATCCACGGCCTTCTGGATGCGGAGCGTTGCCGTTCGGGCCTCGAATGGCGCGTGGGAGACGGATGTTTCAGCCGGGCCGGGCGCCGGAAGGTCAGAAGTCGTACCGGGCGGCACGGGCAGCGTCGGAAGGGTTGTCAGCAGGGCGACAAAGACGGTGCTGCGGGCCAGCAGGCGTTGTCTTCCGGGCGTGAGCATGGTGACATCCGTTGAGAACTGTCCTTGGGCGCGTCTTCGTTGCAGCGACGGCCATCGCTGATGAAGTACTGCGTATGGCGTGGACACCGGTGAACTGGGCGAGCAAAGGCAATGGCGTACGACAACCTGTGCAAGTATCTGGCAGAAACCTACCCGGCGGCTTTCGTCCGCTGGCTCGCCAGGCATTATCCTGAGCTTCCACACGACATGGAAGCCGCTGAAGTCGAGGTTCTCAAAACCGAACTGCCCGTCGAGCCGATTCGCGCCGATTTCGTCACCTTCATCCGGGCCGCAGGCGTGCTTCTGCACATCGAGTTTCACCTCGATCCGGCTTCCGACCCACCGCTGGCGTTTCGGATGCTGGAGTACTGGGTGCGTCTTTTCCGCCGCTACCGCACTCCGGCCCGGCAGGTGGTTCTGTTGCTGAAGAGTACACCGGCGGCCCGGGAGATGCCCAGCACGTTCACAGCCGGTATGACACACCATGGTTTCCACGTGCTGCGTCTGTGGGAAGTTGAAGCGACTGAACTTCTGGATGACGAAGCTTTGTTGCCGCTGGCTGTTCTCGGAAAAGCGGACTCCGACGAGGCACTTTTGCGGGAAACTGCGGCGCGGGTCGAGCAGATGACAGACGCCAGCCAACGCGCTAACGTGTCAGCCTGTGCGCAGGTGCTGGCCGGATTGCGCTTTGACCGGGAGTTGATCCGGGCTTTATTTCGGGAGGAAGCGATGCGGGAATCGGTCATCTATCAGGAAATCATCGAACGTGGGCTGGCGCAGGGTGTCGAACGCGGGCTGGCGCAGGGCAGTCATCTGGAAGCCATCCGGCTGGCCCGCACGCTGCTCGAACGCCGCTTTGGCCCGCTCCCGGAAAGCATCGCCGCCCAGGTTGCCCTGCTGTCACGGGAACAGGCTGAAAACCTGGTTGTTGAAACTCTGAAATTCGACAGCCTTGACGCGGTACGTACCTGGCTGGCCGTCCAGCCTACGACTTCCGAAGCGACTGAAGACCCGTCCAGTCCTTCGTAACGGCCAGGCTTCAGGCTACACCAGCACGCGCTGCCAGAGTTGCAAACTCGCGCCGGGCCCAAACTCAAATCCCGGCTGCGTCTGCCTAAGCAAGGGCAATGGCGTACGACAACCTGTGCAAGTATCTGGCAGAAACCTACCCGGCGGCTTTCGTCCGCTGGCTCGCCAGGCATTATCCTGAGCTTCCACACGACATGGAAGCCGCTGAAGTCGAGGTTCTCAAAACCGAACTGCCCGTCGAGCCGATTCGCGCCGATTTCGTCACCTTCATCCGGGCCGCAGGCGTGCTTCTGCACATCGAGTTTCACCTCGATCCGGCTTCCGACCCACCGCTGGCGTTTCGGATGCTGGAGTACTGGGTGCGTCTTTTCCGCCGCTACCGCACTCCGGCCCGGCAGGTGGTTCTGTTGCTGAAGAGTACACCGGCGGCCCGGGAGATGCCCAGCACGTTCACAGCCGGTATGACACACCATGGTTTCCACGTGCTGCGTCTGTGGGAAGTTGAAGCGACTGAACTTCTGGATGACGAAGCTTTGTTGCCGCTGGCTGTTCTCGGAAAAGCGGACTCCGACGAGGCACTTTTGCGGGAAACTGCGGCGCGGGTCGAGCAGATGACAGACGCCAGCCAACGCGCTAACGTGTCAGCCTGTGCGCAGGTGCTGGCCGGATTGCGCTTTGACCGGGAGTTGATCCGGGCTTTATTTCGGGAGGAAGCGATGCGGGAATCGGTCATCTATCAGGAAATCATCGAACGTGGGCTGGCGCAGGGTGTCGAACGCGGGCTGGCGCAGGGCAGTCATCTGGAAGCCATCCGGCTGGCCCGCACGCTGCTCGAACGCCGCTTTGGCCCGCTCCCGGAAAGCATCGCCGCCCAGGTTGCCCTGCTGTCACGGGAACAGGCTGAAAACCTGGTTGTTGAAACTCTGAAATTCGACAGCCTTGACGCGGTACGTACCTGGCTGGCCGTCCAGCCTACGACTTCCGAAGCGACTGAAGACCCGTCCAGTCCTTCGTAACGGCCAGGCTTCAGGCTACACCAGCACGCGCTGCCAGAGTTGCAAACTCGCGCCGGGCCCAAACTCAAATCCCGGCTGCGTCTGCCTAAGCAAGGGCAATGGCGTACGACAACCTGTGCAAGTATCTGGCAGAAACCTACCCGGCGGCTTTCGTCCGCTGGCTCGCCAGGCATTATCCTGAGCTTCCACACGACATGGAAGCCGCTGAAGTCGAGGTTCTCAAAACCGAACTGCCCGTCGAGCCGATTCGCGCCGATTTCGTCACCTTCATCCGGGCCGCAGGCGTGCTTCTGCACATCGAGTTTCACCTCGATCCGGCTTCCGACCCACCGCTGGCGTTTCGGATGCTGGAGTACTGGGTGCGTCTTTTCCGCCGCTACCGCACTCCGGCCCGGCAGGTGGTTCTGTTGCTGAAGAGTACACCGGCGGCCCGGGAGATGCCCAGCACGTTCACAGCCGGTATGACACACCATGGTTTCCACGTGCTGCGTCTGTGGGAAGTTGAAGCGACTGAACTTCTGGATGACGAAGCTTTGTTGCCGCTGGCTGTTCTCGGAAAAGCGGACTCCGACGAGGCACTTTTGCGGGAAACTGCGGCGCGGGTCGAGCAGATGACAGACGCCAGCCAACGCGCTAACGTGTCAGCCTGTGCGCAGGTGCTGGCCGGATTGCGCTTTGACCGGGAGTTGATCCGGGCTTTATTTCGGGAGGAAGCGATGCGGGAATCGGTCATCTATCAGGAAATCATCGAACGTGGGCTGGCGCAGGGTGTCGAACGCGGGCTGGCGCAGGGCATTGAACGCGGGCTGGCACAGGGTGTCGAACGCGGGCTGGCGCAGGGCAGTCACCTGGAAGCCATCCGGCTGGCCCGCACGCTGCTCGAACGCCGTTTTGGCCCGCTCCCGGAAAGCATCGCTGCCCAGATTGGCCTGCTGTCACGGGAACAGGCCGAAAACCTGGCTGTCGAAACTCTGAACTTTGACAGCCTCGACGCGGTACGTACCTGGCTGGCCCTCCAGCCCACGACTTCCGAAGTCACCGAAAACCCGGACAAGCCTTCGTAACGGCCAGGCTTCAGGCCACACCAGCCCGCACCGCCAAGGCGGTAAACTCACGCCGTGCCTGGGCCTGCACGTCTGCGGCATTGAGTGTCGTCAACGCTCCGTCGCGGACGACGACGCGACCGGCAATGACCACATGCCGTACGTCAGAAGCCATAGCCGCATAGACCAGGGCTGAGAGTGGATCGGGATGCGGCGCGGCATGCAGGGTGTCAAGCGTCACGACGGCTATATCGGCCGCTTTTCCCACGTCAAGACTGCCAATTTCGTTCTCCAGTCCAAGCGCCCGTGCTCCGTGCCAGGTTGCCATCTGAAAGGCGTCCAGCGCGGTGAGTTTTCGCGCGCCACAGCGCATTTTCTGAAGCAGCGCGGCTGTCCGCATTTCCGTGAAGGCATCGAGCCGGTTGTTGCACGGTGCGCCATCGGCGCCCAGGGAAACTGAAATACCGCGCTCCAGCATTTCCACGACTTTGGCGATGCCGGAGCCGAGTTTCAGGTTTGAGGACGGGCAGTGCAGCACGTGGGTTCCGGTCTCGGCCAGAAGCTCCTGCTCGGTCTCGTCAAGCCAGATACAGTGCGCGATGCCGACGTGGGGGCCGGTCAGGCCCAGCGCGTGCAGGTGTGCCAGGTTTCGCCGTCCGGTCAGACGTTCGACCAGCGCCACTTCATCCCGGCTTTCCGAAGCGTGCGTGTGGATGCGTACGCCCTTTTCACGCGCCAGGGCTGCCACTTCCCGCAACAGCGTTTCGGTGCACGACAAAACGAAGCGGGGCGCAAAGGCCATGTGAATCCGGCCCCCGGCCTGGCCGTGCCAGGCGTCGAGCAGGCGGAGGGATTCAGTACGCGCCTGCGCTGTCGTCTCACGAAGGCCCGGGGGCACTTCATCGCCGGCATCCATCAGGCACTTCCCGACAACCGCGCGAAAACCGGTTTCGGCAACGACCTCCAGGGCCGCTTCCGTGTGGTGGACACTCTCCATCGTCATGGCGCAGGTCGTCCCACCGGACATCATTTCTGCGATGGCGAGTTGCGCCGAAACCCGGAGACTGTCAGGTGTGTGGGCGGCCTCGAACTTCCAGATGCGCGTCTTCAGCCAGTCGAGAAGTTCAAGATCGTCGGCCGCACCCCGGAACAGAGTCTGGCACAGATGAATGTGCGATTGGACAAAACCCGGTATCACCACGCACCCGGAGGCATCGAGTGTCTCATCGGCTGTTTCAGGAACTTTGCCCAGGTGCGTGATGCGGCCGTCCTGCACATAGAGATCGCCGTTGATGACTTGGTGGTGTGGGCCGCCCGTGAGCAGTGTGCCGTCGATAATCCGCAGCGTCGGCATGGTTTTACTCCGTCGTGGGTGGGGCTACGGTCTGGCGCTCGACCTGGATGTGCGGCAACAACCGCAGCCCATCGGCCAAGGGCGCCGGCGCCGACGAAAGCCACAGGACATCCCCCCGCCTGGCCGTGCTGAAGGCTTCATTACCGGCGTGGCGGTCACGCTTGAAGCGCGTCAGCAGCGTACAGCGGTCAGGGCCACAGACAAGCCGTTTTTCACGTCCCTTTTCACGCTGGAGGTCGCCAATGACGCGCCACGGCGTCCAGCCCGAACGAGCTTCCGTCGCGCGTTTTCCATCCCGCCGCAGTACGAAGTAAAAAAACTTCTGGACGCGACTGGACAGCCCGCTCATCGCATCGAGCTGTGCAACGAGCGGCGTTGGTTGCCAGGTCAGCGCGACATGACACCAGTCCCGTTCCGGTTGCCCGGCCAGCATCCGACAGGGCCCGTTGGCCGTGCAGGGCGCGAAAATTCCACATTCTGAAAGATCTTCGAGGAGCGCGTCACGAAGCTGCATGGCCGCACGCGCACTTGCGTGCAGGGCCGGCTCAATGACGCACAAACTGCCATCCGGTGCAAGGTGATCCCGGACCAGTTCCCGCACCCAGGCAGCCGGCGGGACGTCCTCCGGGGCGCACTCGTTGAGAACGTTGGAAAGCCAGATGAAATCAGCCGCAGCGTGCGGTGGGTATCTGCCCGTACTTTTGGCGTCGCCGGTGTGTGGCGTCACGTGCAGCGTCATAGCTTCACGACGCTCGGCATTGAGCCAATCGGCAGCCTGCCGCAGCAGGTCCGTCGCTTTCTGGAGGGCGGCTGGCGACATTTCGACCAGAACGATCCGCACCTGGAACGCCGCCGGCTGCAATGCCGCCAGAAATGACAGCGTTGCCAGAGCCGAAGTACCCGGCCCGCAGCCCACATCCAGGACAGTGAACCGGGATTTTGCTGTGAGTTCTTTGGCAACATCTGGATGCCCGCCAAGCTCGGCCAGCACCCGGGCAACTTTGACATAGTTGCGCGGCAGAAAGTGGAACAGGTAGGCCAGACGGCGCGTGTCGTGCCAGTAATCTCCAGGAGCAGCCTCCGCGAGGTTTTGGCGCTCCCGGGTAAAATCATCGGAAAGCCGCACCAGGGCACTGGCCGTCGGGCGCAGAAATGCCTTACCGACCGGCCCACGGTCGTACTGGGCCAGCGCCTCCGGGCCAAGCAGATGCCCTACCAGATGGCGTTCCACGTGCTGTAACAAGTCGTTGTTCATCAGGGTGCTGGCGTTCATGGTCTGCCGGGGCGCAAGCCCTTTCCGGGGAAGTGGTTGTTTTGCCCGGCAAGGCCGCTTATCGTTGCAAGTCCTGATCTCATCTGCCGGGAGTATGGAAGCGCCGTATGATTGAAGCCTACTTCGCGGAAAAGGTTCCCGAAGTCAACCGCTGGCTTGACCAACTCATGCCGCCAGTGACGACCCCGCCGCCGCGCATTCACGAAGCCATGCGGTACAGTCTGATGGCTGGTGGCAAGCGGCTGCGCCCCATACTCGTGCTGGCTGCTGGCGAGGTTTTTGGCGGCGCACCAGAGCGGCTCTATCCAGTGGCCTGTGCCTTCGAGATGGTTCATACCTATTCTCTCATCCACGATGACCTGCCGGCCATGGACAACGACGACCTGCGGCGGGGTATGCCAACCTGCCACAAGCAGTTTGATGAAGCGACCGCCATTCTGGCCGGAGACGGGCTGATGACCCATGCGTTTCGGATTCTGGCTGAAATGGATGCCCCTGCCGAACAAAAAGTGCGCGTCATCCGGGAACTGGCCGTTAGGTCCGGTACGGTTGAAGGCATGATTGCCGGCCAGATTGTTGACCTCGAAGCCGAAGGAAAGCCCATTGATGCCGGGCGGCTGGCATTCATTCACCGGGCCAAAACCGGCGCGCTCATCCGTGGGGCGCTGGTTTGCGGCGGGATTGTCGCCGATGCCACCGAAAGTGACCTGGCACTCCTGTCCGCCTACGGCGACCGGGTGGGGCTGGCTTTCCAGATTGCCGATGACATTCTCGACGAAACGGCCACGGCTGAGCAGTTGGGCAAAACCCCCGGCAAGGACGCGGCAGCCGGCAAGGCGACCTATCCGGCGCTGTACGGGCTGGAGGCTTCGCGGAAACAGGCCGAGTCCCTGGCTGAGGAAGCCATTGAAGTGCTTGCGCCGCTCGGCCAACGGGCGGAACTGCTCATCGCGATGGCGCGCTTTGTCGTACACCGCACTTCGTAGCCCGGCGGGCTCGGTGCTTCGTCTTTCACTTTCTTTCGTCCGTGCGGAGAGCTTCTATGCGATACATCATGAGTTACATCATGAGTTGGTTTCTGGTGCTGTTTCTGGCCGCAGGCGCATCCGTTGCCGCCACCCAGTCCGGGGTCAAGCGGGATACTCCCCGCCCCGGAAACTCCAGTTCCGAAGAGGCAGCGCCAGCGCCGGATTTCACAGTGCCAAGCCTGACCGATGACACCTCCATCCGCCTTTCTTCCCTGCGCGGCAAGGTGGTGGTCATGAACTTCTGGGCAAGCTGGTGTCCACCCTGCCGCGCCGAATTCCCGCTTCTGGCCAAGCTCTATAACCAATACAAGGAACGGGATGTCGTTTTGTTGTCGCTCAACCTGGCCGAAGAAGCCGAAACGGCGCGTCATTTCATCCAGCAGACAGCGCCGCCCTTCCCCGTGTATGCCGGCGCCATCGCCGCCGCCAAGTACAATGCTTCACGGCTGCCGACGACCTATTTCATTGACCGGGCCGGGCGCATCCGGCGGCAGGTTTCCGGGTTTCATCCCAAGCGCACGGAAGCTGAATTCTCCAGCCTTATTGATGAGCTTCTGGCCGAGCCGGCCCCGGTGGCCCAGCCATGAAAGCCATGTCGAAACCTGCTGCCCCATACCGTTTTCTGACCGCGTGCTTCGTCCTGCTCGTTCTGGCCGGCTTTGGTGGCTCGTCGCCGCTTCCGTCCAACCTGGATGCCGTCAGTGTCGTTCAGCTCAAACGGCATCTTTCCTTTCTGGCCTCAGCCGAGCTTGGCGGGCGCTATACCCTCAGTGCCGGCAATCGCATCGCAGCGCGTTATCTGGCTGCCCAGCTCGAAGCCTTTGGCTACCGGGGGGCAGCCACGGACGGCTCGTTTTTCCAGAAAATTCCATTTGTGACGCGAACCGGCGGGCAGGACTCCAGGCTGATGCTGGAGGGTGCCCCAAAACCCTTTGTCCATGGCGAGGACTTCATTCTGCGCGATCCGGCGGCAACCCTGCCCAATCTGTCGCTGGAAGCTGAGATGGTCTTTGTTGGGTACGGGGCATCCCACCCAAAAATGGATGCTTACCAGATGGTCAATGCCGAGGGACGGATTGTTCTCTGCTTGGCAAGCGGCACGCCGGATGTTCTGGCCGGGGAAAGCCTGCCAAACGATTGGCGCGAGAAAGCGGCTCTGGAGCATGGCGCACAAGCCATGTTGTTGATCCCGGACGAAAAACTGGCTGAGGGGTGGGCGCAGGCAGCGGCTTACGTCCGTCGCCGGTCCGTTCCGCGGGTGCGCCCGAAAGCCTCCGCTGCAAAGCCAGACCAGCCAGCCATTCCAACCTTCCTGCTGAGTCCAGCCGCGGCTGAGTCCTTTCTGTCCCCGTTCAATCTCACCCTCGCACAAGTGCACGAAGCAGCCAGAACCGGTGCAGCGTTGCCATCCGTTGCCGCCCAGCGCCGCTGTACCATCCGCACGACCGAAAACGAACGGGTCGAATACAGCCAGAATGTCGTCGGTATCCTCGATGGCGCTGATCCAAAGCTCAAGCAAGAGTTTGTCGTTCTCAGCGCCCACTATGACCACCTGCCGGCGCAGGGTGACGTCATTTTTCCCGGAGCCGACGACGACGGCTCCGGGACGGCAGCCGTTCTGGAGCTGGCCCGGGTGTTTGCCGAAGGTGAGCGCCCAAAACGCTCGATCTTCATCCTGTTCAACACCGGCGAGGAAATGGGACTGCTCGGCTCAGGCTACTTTACCGACCAGGAACCACTCGTGCCGCTGGAAGCCATTGTGGCGAACTTCAACATTGACATGATCGGCCGCTCCCGCGCGCCCGGTGACGACCGGCGTGAAAATGCCGAACTGACCGACCGCGACAGTGTCTTCCTCATCGGGCCGGACAAACACAGCCGCCAGCTCTTTGAGCTAAGCGAGCAGACCAATGCCGCCACAGTTCAGCTTCGGCTTGACTACACCTACAATGACGAAGCCCATCCGATGCGGCTTTTCTATCGCAGCGACCACTGGAACTTCGCCAAACGTGGCATCCCGATTGTTTTCTATTTCACCGGTTTGCATGCCGACTACCACCGACCGACCGACACGGTGGACAAGATTGACTTCGAGAAAATGGTCCGCATCACCAAGCTGGTCTATGCAACGGCCTGGCGAACGGCCAACCGTGAGCAGCGTTTCGACCTCGATGTGTGGAAAAGCCGGGAGCGCGCCACACCAAACCGGTAATTGGACCACAAAAAGGCTGGCAACCACTCAACCCGTGTCGCTGCCAGCCTGTCCCTGTCCGGTTGCCTGTCGGCCAAAAATGGATGTCCGTCCGGGCTATCCAATCTGGAGTGCCATTTTGGAGCCTTTCATCTCGATGCGGGCAATTTTACGGGCGCCATCCTTGTTTGTGAACACCACCGTGTCAGCCGTTGCCGGCTTGGGCAGCTCGACCAGGGTATAGCTTGTCCGGGCGACTTCCCGGCTGCCGCTCCGAATGATCAACTCCCCAGGTTGTTCGTCGTCGTACTCAAGCGTGTAGTTGCCCGTTTTCACTTCCTGCCCCTGCACGACGCAATCCCGTGGAATCATTGTCTCCCGCTTCCGTTTGGCAGCCCAGACGGGAAGGCTCAACAACATCATGGCCAGAGAAACCAACATGACCTGTCGCATGGCTTTCACTCCTCTTGTCAACCGCAGCGCGGTTTCGTGGGGTATGTCCGATCTGACATGAACCTGAGTTTTGGTTCATATCGCCTATACGACAAGAATATGAGTTTAGGTTCATGTTTTACAATCCCCTTCTTCCGAACCTTTCCCGTCACATCCAAAAACCCGGCCCCAAAAATGTCTTGGAAGCGGCACACAACCGTTTGCTAGGATGGAGTGCCAACCTGACCGGTATCTCCAGTACGGATCATGAACGCGCCTATGAAATGTCCTCTGACCGTTGGTTCAGAGCTTGGAATCGCATTACCAAAGCAGGAACGCAGCCGTCGCACCCGCGAAAAGCTCATCCTGGCTGCTGCCCAGCTCTTCGAGGAACGAGGCTTTGAGAAAACAACCTCCAATGACATCGCGGCAGCCGCCGGTGTCAGCATTGGATCGTTTTATGCCTACTTCTCAGACAAGCGGCAGATTCTGCTTCTGTTGTTTGAGCAGCTCATTTCTGAACGCCTGGACGCCGTCTTCAGCAATTTCACCGAAGAAGACCTGACCGGCGGCGATCTTCGGGGCTGTATCGAACGCTGCATTCACCGCACCTTTGCCAACAAGGCGGCGACGCCAGGGCTGACCCGTCTCATCTACGATTTAGCCCCCAAAGATGAAGCCGTTGGGGCGCTGTGCCGGCGCCTGATGGAAGATTCAGTGGAAAACCTTGAGAAACTGCTCCGCAAGGCCATGGCGCTGGGGCTCACAGGCCTGACCGACCCGCACACGGCAGCGACAACCATCGTCCACGCCGTCGAAGCCGTGGCCCGCAAATGTGTCTTTGAAGATGAATTGCCGGAAAAGGACTGGCCGCCTTATATCATCTGTCTGACGGATATGACCTATGGCTTTGTCTTTGGCGCCGGGTCTCAGCTTCCGGCATAAAGGCCGCCAGCGTGCCTGCAAGTGCTCAGGGAAAGACTGGTTAGACACTTTTTCCACAAGTTTTCCACAGGCTTCCTTTTTTTCTCCCGACGAAAAGGCTTTGGATACATAGCTCCAAATATAAGCAAAAAAAAGATCTAACCTAAAAGCCCATCCAGCGGGGAAGGCTCTGGGGGCTGACAGGAGCTGTTACCCTGTGGTTTTCCACAAGTTTTCCACAGGTGGGGGCGTCCGTTATCCACAGTTGCTGACGGACCTGGTGGGTTGATTAGTCACCTTTGCGCGGGGTGTAGCCGGAGCGGGTACGTACCACGAGCTTGCGTTTTCCGTCTTCAGCCCGGACGGTGACGCGCCGGAAGCCGCTCCCCTGCGGCTGGTCCTGACTCGGAACAAATCCAATCGAATACTGGGTACGCAAATCGGCATTGATGGTACGCACAATTTCTGGAAGCTCGTCCAGCGTCTTCGGGAAAAAGGCACGGCCGCCAGTTTCCTTGGCAATATCTTGGATAAGCTGGACGGAACGCTTCCGTGTCGAGCGGCCGAACAGACCGCCATCGTCATCTTCATCGGGAAAGCCGACGATGTAGACCTGTACCTGATACTCCTGAAGCAGCTTGAGCATCTGCTTGCGGTCGTAGTAGCTGTCCCGCTCATCGCCATCGGAAAAGACGACGATTGCCTTGCGGCGGTTTTTGCCCTCCTTGTCGGCATACTCGGCAGAAAGCTGAATGGCATCGAGCAGGGCCGTTCCGCCTCCCCACACGATGTTGTCCACGGCGTCCTCGATGTCTGCCGGCCGGGGCGTAAACTCCTCGGCCAGTTCAGCTTTGTTCTTGAAGTCCACCAGGAAGAACTCATCGCCTGACTTTGCCGCACGTGCGAGGAACTTGACGGCTTCGACCACTTTTGTCCGCCG
This window of the Chloracidobacterium sp. N genome carries:
- a CDS encoding tetratricopeptide repeat protein produces the protein MLTPGRQRLLARSTVFVALLTTLPTLPVPPGTTSDLPAPGPAETSVSHAPFEARTATLRIQKAVDDRRYADALRDLAQFASAAPQLYTVNNYDYLRARLLHRTGDLAGARTLYEQVMQRPGGQMFAPYCLKYLAELARQEAQSGNRAASRDEQRWLTELVQRFGIHPAARSARLRLAESYATTGQLDRAIGLYRQMASQSREYEARLGVLLRRVGQETEAQTLFRRLLATGKDDAALLAAEQLDAQGDTTLPPAQRLVRARLYLANRHTEGAKRHFRALVEHVPAVPERPEALWSLGRAFFIEENWDEAIRWLDRAHEEYPTSPEGEKGYYQVGHALQNAGRYQEAVARYEAFIAAYHNSEFLGGAYLNAIDALRLAGDFKAALEWCDRAEKRFPRELAGVTARFQRAKIFMSQSNWRAALSVLEDLQRLPLHRRGPGSTNANEVTFLRALCLERLERFAEAIEVYLSLPDTRTSYYGQQATARLLALAENRKAQALIAQRLSYFRQSQTKDGLHQALRLTSDPDTRRALLGQLETIYRQLPAYARAWQVSVPEPGRQVILRAEAAPASRNLAEELSFLRLFDDALPFLEGGSGPALAQAVYAGRGNQAWKAMAYGEPTFGTLPEDFRLEVMPRLVAELLYPAPYRDELVEHARRRGVDPRLLLAIARQESRFNPTVKSPVGARGMFQFIAATAEQVAQKLGLPDVTQTDLYEPRFAIQFAAQYVADLFTLFPNHPAAVVAAYNGGETAVARWCARAGADDQARFASEVGYAETKDYVFKVMTNYRCYRLLFDENLRPQQW
- a CDS encoding DUF4351 domain-containing protein, which produces MAYDNLCKYLAETYPAAFVRWLARHYPELPHDMEAAEVEVLKTELPVEPIRADFVTFIRAAGVLLHIEFHLDPASDPPLAFRMLEYWVRLFRRYRTPARQVVLLLKSTPAAREMPSTFTAGMTHHGFHVLRLWEVEATELLDDEALLPLAVLGKADSDEALLRETAARVEQMTDASQRANVSACAQVLAGLRFDRELIRALFREEAMRESVIYQEIIERGLAQGVERGLAQGSHLEAIRLARTLLERRFGPLPESIAAQVALLSREQAENLVVETLKFDSLDAVRTWLAVQPTTSEATEDPSSPS
- a CDS encoding DUF4351 domain-containing protein; the encoded protein is MAYDNLCKYLAETYPAAFVRWLARHYPELPHDMEAAEVEVLKTELPVEPIRADFVTFIRAAGVLLHIEFHLDPASDPPLAFRMLEYWVRLFRRYRTPARQVVLLLKSTPAAREMPSTFTAGMTHHGFHVLRLWEVEATELLDDEALLPLAVLGKADSDEALLRETAARVEQMTDASQRANVSACAQVLAGLRFDRELIRALFREEAMRESVIYQEIIERGLAQGVERGLAQGIERGLAQGVERGLAQGSHLEAIRLARTLLERRFGPLPESIAAQIGLLSREQAENLAVETLNFDSLDAVRTWLALQPTTSEVTENPDKPS
- a CDS encoding 5'-deoxyadenosine deaminase, encoding MPTLRIIDGTLLTGGPHHQVINGDLYVQDGRITHLGKVPETADETLDASGCVVIPGFVQSHIHLCQTLFRGAADDLELLDWLKTRIWKFEAAHTPDSLRVSAQLAIAEMMSGGTTCAMTMESVHHTEAALEVVAETGFRAVVGKCLMDAGDEVPPGLRETTAQARTESLRLLDAWHGQAGGRIHMAFAPRFVLSCTETLLREVAALAREKGVRIHTHASESRDEVALVERLTGRRNLAHLHALGLTGPHVGIAHCIWLDETEQELLAETGTHVLHCPSSNLKLGSGIAKVVEMLERGISVSLGADGAPCNNRLDAFTEMRTAALLQKMRCGARKLTALDAFQMATWHGARALGLENEIGSLDVGKAADIAVVTLDTLHAAPHPDPLSALVYAAMASDVRHVVIAGRVVVRDGALTTLNAADVQAQARREFTALAVRAGVA
- a CDS encoding small ribosomal subunit Rsm22 family protein, which translates into the protein MNASTLMNNDLLQHVERHLVGHLLGPEALAQYDRGPVGKAFLRPTASALVRLSDDFTRERQNLAEAAPGDYWHDTRRLAYLFHFLPRNYVKVARVLAELGGHPDVAKELTAKSRFTVLDVGCGPGTSALATLSFLAALQPAAFQVRIVLVEMSPAALQKATDLLRQAADWLNAERREAMTLHVTPHTGDAKSTGRYPPHAAADFIWLSNVLNECAPEDVPPAAWVRELVRDHLAPDGSLCVIEPALHASARAAMQLRDALLEDLSECGIFAPCTANGPCRMLAGQPERDWCHVALTWQPTPLVAQLDAMSGLSSRVQKFFYFVLRRDGKRATEARSGWTPWRVIGDLQREKGREKRLVCGPDRCTLLTRFKRDRHAGNEAFSTARRGDVLWLSSAPAPLADGLRLLPHIQVERQTVAPPTTE